One genomic window of Sulfurovum lithotrophicum includes the following:
- a CDS encoding putative porin yields the protein MKKIVLSMAAMATVSMAASDVLHPHERIAEKKANDTITHAEKEILDRFHFKGDLRLRYESIERDDKDNTYRNRYRLRIGAVVDLTEELHFEVGMRSGFANPTSGNQTFHDDEPLSDYFFQSLRFNVLGLAYKSGNSTFKVGRQPYMMYRPIKSQLVWDNDVSMNGLNYHYEDDTKIITAGVNRPTLEEKAVAEDDVNLYLAQYVHKTKLDFAKLNLGAGIYYYDGLKGNTTLFGKSKGNTVVDGRYVNDYHIVEGFGELQFKDLFGMPFKVAAGVVYNFGADDNNFGYDLGVQLGKVKHVGDWQVKYSYTDIEEDATFGAYSDSDNFGGGTAAKGSAIRAKYKMGKNLYLAGNFFFDTLFASKSKTGEEADYERVQLDAIIKF from the coding sequence ATGAAGAAAATTGTATTATCAATGGCCGCAATGGCGACAGTGTCAATGGCTGCTTCAGATGTTCTGCATCCGCATGAACGTATAGCAGAAAAAAAAGCGAATGACACAATAACGCATGCTGAAAAAGAGATTTTAGATAGATTTCATTTCAAAGGTGATCTAAGATTAAGATATGAGAGTATAGAAAGAGATGACAAAGATAATACGTATAGGAACAGGTATCGTCTAAGAATCGGTGCAGTGGTTGATCTTACAGAGGAACTACATTTTGAAGTAGGTATGAGATCTGGTTTTGCAAACCCGACTTCAGGAAACCAGACATTTCATGATGACGAGCCTTTGAGTGACTACTTTTTTCAGTCACTTAGATTTAACGTTTTAGGTTTGGCTTACAAGTCGGGTAATTCTACTTTCAAAGTAGGGAGACAACCATACATGATGTACAGACCTATCAAGTCACAACTTGTTTGGGATAACGATGTTTCAATGAACGGGTTGAACTACCACTATGAAGATGATACAAAGATCATTACTGCAGGTGTGAACCGCCCGACCCTGGAAGAAAAAGCGGTTGCCGAGGATGATGTTAACCTCTATTTGGCGCAATATGTGCACAAAACAAAATTGGACTTTGCAAAACTTAATTTGGGTGCGGGTATCTATTATTATGATGGATTAAAAGGAAACACAACGCTTTTTGGCAAAAGTAAAGGCAATACCGTAGTAGATGGGCGATATGTCAATGATTACCACATTGTAGAGGGATTTGGTGAACTGCAGTTTAAAGACCTGTTTGGTATGCCGTTTAAAGTTGCAGCAGGCGTTGTATACAACTTTGGTGCAGACGACAATAACTTTGGGTATGATCTGGGTGTTCAGTTAGGTAAAGTTAAACATGTCGGTGACTGGCAAGTGAAATACTCGTATACAGATATTGAAGAAGATGCAACATTTGGTGCATACTCTGACTCCGATAACTTTGGTGGAGGTACTGCTGCTAAAGGTTCTGCAATTAGAGCAAAGTACAAAATGGGTAAAAACCTGTATCTCGCTGGTAACTTCTTCTTCGATACACTTTTTGCAAGCAAAAGCAAAACAGGAGAAGAGGCAGACTATGAGCGCGTACAATTGGACGCCATTATCAAGTTTTAA
- a CDS encoding inorganic phosphate transporter, giving the protein MNNTIRLLLGVGFAVAVAYYASSIMGHGGNAGFMVLAAVFGAYMAMNIGANDVANNVGPAFGSGAITMGGVIIIAAIFEAMGALVAGGDVVGTIKKGIIDPAAFGGDPMLFVYAMSAALLAAALWLNLATWLKAPVSTTHSIVGGVLGGGIAAGGFAIVSWGTMGKIAVSWVISPVLGGVIAAIFLYIIKSQILYQKDMRTAAKKVVPVLVAIMAGAFLTYLTLKGLKHVWRDLTDMLSFLPQTKKPTFMAALIIGLIGGFITYVMVKPRVLKKVENGLGENRADINILFGIPLVFSAIFLSFAHGANDVANAVGPLAAVYDALTHAAIATKAAIPLWVMVVGGVGISIGLALYGPRLIRTVGSEITELDEMRAFSIMMAAAITVIIASQLGLPVSSTHIAVGAVFGVGFLREWLDSKNMDEKQKKLQIEVEKLDAIKAELDALKSEEDYKKQVELIEAQKRQKKKVKSIKRSLRETYVKRGMVKKIIAAWVITVPAAAFLSAIIFYVIKGFAA; this is encoded by the coding sequence ATGAACAATACGATCAGACTTCTGCTTGGTGTAGGTTTTGCTGTTGCAGTGGCTTACTATGCCAGCAGTATCATGGGGCATGGTGGGAATGCAGGATTTATGGTACTTGCAGCAGTATTTGGTGCCTATATGGCAATGAATATCGGTGCGAATGACGTAGCGAACAATGTTGGGCCGGCTTTCGGTTCGGGTGCGATCACCATGGGCGGCGTCATTATCATCGCGGCGATCTTCGAAGCAATGGGTGCGCTGGTCGCAGGCGGTGACGTCGTCGGTACCATCAAAAAGGGGATCATCGATCCGGCGGCATTCGGTGGTGACCCCATGCTGTTTGTATATGCTATGTCTGCAGCACTGCTTGCTGCAGCACTCTGGCTGAATCTTGCAACATGGCTCAAGGCACCGGTCTCTACGACACACTCCATTGTTGGTGGTGTGCTTGGTGGTGGTATCGCAGCGGGTGGTTTTGCGATCGTCTCATGGGGAACCATGGGCAAGATCGCGGTATCATGGGTTATTTCACCTGTACTTGGCGGTGTGATCGCCGCGATCTTCCTCTATATTATCAAGTCACAGATCCTTTATCAGAAAGATATGCGTACTGCAGCTAAAAAAGTGGTACCTGTCCTTGTAGCTATCATGGCTGGAGCATTTCTGACCTATTTGACACTCAAAGGGCTTAAACATGTATGGAGAGACCTTACGGATATGTTGAGCTTTTTGCCTCAGACAAAAAAACCGACATTTATGGCGGCATTGATCATTGGCCTTATTGGTGGGTTCATCACCTATGTAATGGTTAAACCAAGAGTACTTAAAAAAGTAGAGAACGGACTGGGTGAGAACAGAGCCGATATAAACATTTTGTTTGGTATTCCGCTTGTCTTCTCTGCGATCTTCCTCAGTTTTGCACACGGTGCGAACGACGTTGCCAATGCTGTTGGACCGCTGGCAGCAGTGTATGATGCATTGACACATGCAGCGATAGCAACAAAAGCAGCCATTCCGTTGTGGGTCATGGTCGTAGGTGGTGTGGGTATCTCGATCGGTCTGGCACTTTACGGTCCGAGACTGATTAGAACAGTCGGTTCGGAGATCACCGAACTTGACGAGATGAGAGCCTTTTCCATTATGATGGCCGCAGCGATCACAGTCATTATCGCATCACAACTTGGATTGCCGGTCTCCTCTACCCATATTGCAGTAGGTGCAGTGTTTGGCGTAGGTTTCCTTCGCGAATGGCTTGATAGCAAGAATATGGACGAAAAGCAGAAAAAATTGCAAATAGAAGTAGAAAAGCTCGATGCAATCAAGGCAGAGCTCGATGCCCTGAAAAGTGAAGAGGATTACAAAAAACAGGTTGAGCTCATTGAGGCACAGAAAAGACAGAAGAAAAAAGTAAAAAGTATTAAACGTTCTCTTCGTGAGACTTACGTCAAGCGAGGTATGGTCAAGAAGATCATTGCCGCATGGGTCATTACCGTGCCTGCGGCTGCCTTCCTCTCTGCGATCATCTTTTATGTGATAAAAGGGTTTGCGGCCTGA
- a CDS encoding response regulator transcription factor, which translates to MDEERIEIVVIEDEEDILELIEYHLAKEGYAVTGFLSTDNVEQFLEEETPALMLVDRNLPGMEGSEFVAHLRSTGYDIPVIFLTAKDQEFELEEGFMAGGDDYICKPFKPRELVLRIKALLRRTGALQRQDRIKYKTLTMDFTQKKLFVNKAAVALTNLEFNLLHTFLKYIDKPLTRDFLREEAWGQEGEGVNDNAVNVAINRLKNKIDPENEENYFHPVWGVGYKFY; encoded by the coding sequence ATGGATGAAGAACGCATAGAGATCGTTGTGATCGAAGATGAAGAGGATATTCTGGAACTCATAGAGTATCACCTTGCCAAAGAGGGATATGCAGTGACGGGTTTTCTCTCAACGGACAATGTAGAGCAGTTTCTCGAAGAAGAGACACCTGCATTGATGCTGGTGGACCGGAATCTTCCCGGAATGGAGGGAAGCGAGTTTGTTGCCCATCTCCGGAGTACAGGCTATGATATACCGGTTATCTTCCTTACCGCAAAAGACCAGGAGTTCGAGCTGGAAGAGGGCTTTATGGCCGGGGGGGATGACTATATCTGTAAACCGTTCAAGCCCAGAGAGTTGGTATTGCGCATCAAAGCTTTGCTCCGTCGTACCGGTGCACTGCAGCGGCAGGATCGCATCAAATACAAAACGTTGACCATGGACTTTACACAGAAGAAACTGTTTGTTAATAAAGCAGCCGTAGCATTGACCAATCTTGAGTTTAATCTTCTGCATACATTTTTGAAATATATAGACAAGCCTCTGACGCGTGATTTCCTCAGAGAGGAAGCCTGGGGTCAGGAGGGGGAAGGTGTCAATGACAATGCGGTCAATGTCGCCATCAATCGGCTGAAGAACAAGATAGACCCTGAGAATGAAGAGAACTATTTTCATCCGGTATGGGGTGTGGGATACAAATTTTATTAG
- the recQ gene encoding DNA helicase RecQ, with protein MNKLKTLEDYFGHKAFRPLQEEVVDAILNREDVLMILPTGGGKSLCYQLPTLLMEGVTVVVSPLLALMHDQVVALRANGIPAAMLSSMQDMEESRQIEGQLHRGKIKLLYVAPERLTNAYFLNMLHQLDINFFVIDEAHCVSEWGHEFRENYRRLSLLKEQFATTPIAAFTATATKAVEEDIASNLGLQNPKRVRGSLFRENLTIHSRHRIKDGREQLLEFLKSHEGESGIIYTLSRKSTESVAHFLQNKGIEARAYHAGLPTEEKHATYSDFVADRVQVVVATIAFGMGIDKSNIRFVVHMTLPKTLENFYQEIGRAGRDGLEAETLLLFSAQDIVQQKMFIEDLPETPYKQHAFNKLDSMVRFANSENCRHQSIAAYFDDRIEVCGTKCDNCTTTQSEKIDITTAARMLLSTILRTEQKFGLHYVIDVLRGSREQRVLQNGHDTLSVYGIGEEYSKAQWMTIGDKLLELGAVEIGEFKVYRLTNFGVEVIKGAHSIELKKERLAVQKAKPKRKVTYFDDYDAEVYDRLRELRTQIASEKGIPPYIVFSDKTLKDLSNKQPQTKGEMLEVHGIGEVKFERYGEAFLELLTV; from the coding sequence ATGAATAAACTGAAAACACTCGAAGACTATTTTGGACACAAGGCTTTCAGGCCGCTGCAGGAAGAGGTAGTGGATGCTATTTTGAACAGAGAGGATGTGCTGATGATCCTTCCCACGGGAGGGGGAAAATCACTCTGCTACCAGCTTCCCACACTTCTTATGGAGGGTGTGACGGTCGTGGTCTCTCCTCTTTTGGCGCTGATGCATGACCAGGTGGTCGCGTTGCGTGCCAACGGCATTCCCGCTGCCATGCTCTCAAGTATGCAGGACATGGAAGAAAGCCGGCAGATAGAGGGACAGCTGCATCGTGGAAAGATAAAACTGCTTTATGTCGCGCCGGAACGTTTGACCAATGCCTATTTCCTCAATATGCTGCATCAGCTTGACATCAACTTTTTTGTCATCGACGAAGCGCATTGCGTGAGTGAATGGGGGCATGAGTTCAGGGAGAATTACCGGCGGCTTTCGCTGCTCAAAGAGCAGTTTGCTACGACACCTATTGCTGCATTCACAGCTACAGCGACCAAGGCGGTGGAAGAGGATATAGCATCAAATCTTGGTTTGCAGAACCCCAAGCGTGTCAGAGGTTCTCTCTTTCGTGAAAACCTGACCATCCACTCCAGACACCGAATCAAAGACGGGCGTGAACAGCTGCTGGAATTCCTGAAGTCGCATGAAGGGGAGTCCGGGATCATTTATACCCTCTCAAGAAAATCGACCGAATCGGTGGCCCATTTCCTGCAGAATAAGGGTATAGAGGCAAGGGCGTACCATGCCGGTCTACCCACAGAGGAAAAGCATGCGACCTATAGTGATTTTGTGGCTGACAGGGTGCAGGTCGTCGTTGCGACCATTGCATTCGGTATGGGGATTGACAAAAGCAACATCCGTTTCGTGGTGCATATGACACTGCCTAAAACACTGGAGAATTTCTACCAGGAGATCGGACGTGCAGGCAGGGACGGTCTTGAAGCGGAAACCCTGCTGCTGTTCTCCGCACAGGATATCGTACAGCAGAAGATGTTCATAGAGGACCTTCCCGAAACACCCTACAAGCAGCATGCTTTCAACAAACTTGACAGTATGGTACGTTTTGCCAATTCGGAGAACTGCCGTCACCAGAGTATCGCCGCCTATTTTGACGATCGTATCGAAGTCTGCGGAACGAAATGTGACAACTGTACGACAACACAGAGTGAAAAGATTGACATTACGACGGCTGCACGGATGCTGCTTTCGACTATCCTGCGTACCGAACAGAAGTTTGGACTGCATTATGTGATCGATGTGCTCAGAGGAAGCAGGGAACAGCGAGTGCTTCAGAACGGGCACGATACTCTTTCGGTCTATGGCATAGGAGAGGAATACAGCAAGGCACAGTGGATGACCATCGGAGACAAGCTTCTGGAGCTCGGTGCGGTAGAAATAGGTGAGTTCAAGGTTTACAGATTGACGAACTTTGGTGTTGAGGTCATCAAGGGTGCACACAGCATCGAGTTGAAAAAAGAACGCCTGGCAGTCCAAAAGGCCAAGCCAAAACGCAAGGTCACCTATTTTGACGACTATGATGCCGAAGTGTATGACAGGCTCAGAGAACTGCGTACACAGATCGCATCGGAGAAGGGTATACCTCCCTACATCGTCTTTTCGGACAAAACACTCAAAGACCTTAGCAATAAACAACCGCAAACGAAAGGTGAGATGCTGGAGGTGCATGGCATAGGAGAAGTGAAGTTCGAGAGGTACGGAGAGGCATTTTTGGAGTTATTGACAGTGTAG
- a CDS encoding ribonuclease HII has product MQNETKPLCGIDEAGRGPLAGSLVIAGVVLTGEVEGLMDSKKLTEKRREVLYMLVIENAEYHIVSFSAKEVDGFGISKCLQKGLQSIQKALDGCEYLFDGNSTFGVDNVSTMVKADDKVPEVSAASILAKVTRDREMIEMARVYPEYGFEKHKGYGTRSHIEALVKYGRCEIHRKTFRVKGLDEPTLF; this is encoded by the coding sequence ATGCAAAATGAAACAAAACCCCTCTGCGGCATTGATGAAGCAGGCAGAGGACCGCTTGCTGGTTCACTTGTGATAGCCGGTGTGGTGTTGACAGGTGAGGTAGAGGGGTTGATGGATTCAAAGAAACTGACTGAAAAGAGACGTGAGGTACTTTACATGCTTGTGATCGAAAATGCCGAGTATCACATTGTTTCATTTTCGGCAAAGGAAGTGGACGGCTTTGGCATCTCGAAGTGTTTACAAAAGGGTTTACAGTCCATACAGAAAGCACTTGACGGATGTGAATATCTCTTCGATGGCAACAGCACTTTCGGCGTGGATAATGTTAGTACGATGGTCAAGGCGGACGACAAGGTCCCTGAAGTTTCGGCTGCAAGTATTCTGGCAAAGGTAACACGCGACAGAGAGATGATAGAAATGGCTAGAGTCTATCCCGAGTATGGGTTTGAGAAGCACAAAGGTTACGGTACCCGATCGCATATCGAGGCTTTAGTGAAGTATGGCAGGTGTGAAATACACCGAAAGACCTTTCGGGTGAAAGGACTGGACGAACCGACACTCTTTTAG
- a CDS encoding DUF945 family protein → MKKLAFGLVGLVLIAVVYYFTNGSAQIIRQAKQQLNNELSTLQQSGFSVKERKSEKKKDHFIVSFDNPEKIVQYLNAQGAQMRIEDAKAIKGLQVGVDAAYLPDSYSAVSLDLYPVTLPESMRKELGEEDKKLVNHLRGMLAKKALLLHIDFNKMLSGFKGYIKDINETIEEDGEKATIAAKGMTFEGESKEEKISQFSQKIALLSLDAGKALQVKVSDIDGGYIRTGTTPYDITSRYRTGSIAVHMEPQLSLQIKNIENETKNSVNQGLLKSIVTTKAETVEINQAQKKYTIEKSRFDFTAENLDVAALEALQKTEPEDEAHINQLTQHLLSKGIVLTLNKFSAKKITENGKNLNGFDMNGTVSIAKSFDMNAVSQNPLLALDAIDIRTHISVSDELYALIIQDPRAMIMMMMVPPATKEGKKIYDIVFVKGKITVNGISF, encoded by the coding sequence ATGAAAAAACTCGCTTTTGGTCTTGTCGGACTCGTTCTGATCGCAGTGGTCTATTATTTTACGAACGGATCTGCACAGATCATCAGGCAGGCAAAGCAGCAGCTCAACAACGAATTGAGCACACTGCAGCAGAGCGGTTTCTCCGTCAAAGAGAGAAAAAGTGAAAAGAAAAAAGATCACTTCATCGTCTCTTTCGATAACCCCGAAAAGATCGTACAGTACCTGAACGCACAGGGTGCCCAGATGCGCATAGAAGATGCCAAGGCCATCAAAGGCCTGCAAGTTGGCGTAGATGCCGCATACCTCCCGGACAGTTACAGCGCAGTCTCTCTTGACCTCTACCCCGTTACTCTGCCCGAAAGCATGAGGAAAGAGCTGGGAGAGGAAGACAAAAAGCTGGTCAATCATCTCAGAGGTATGCTTGCCAAAAAGGCACTGCTGCTTCATATTGATTTCAACAAAATGCTCTCGGGTTTCAAAGGCTATATCAAAGATATCAATGAAACCATTGAAGAGGATGGTGAAAAAGCAACTATTGCAGCCAAAGGGATGACTTTTGAAGGAGAGAGCAAAGAGGAGAAGATCAGTCAGTTTTCCCAGAAGATCGCGTTGCTCTCTCTTGATGCCGGCAAAGCGCTTCAGGTCAAAGTCTCTGACATCGACGGTGGCTATATCCGTACAGGTACCACACCCTACGATATCACTTCACGCTACCGCACCGGGTCCATTGCCGTTCATATGGAACCGCAACTTTCACTACAGATCAAAAATATTGAGAATGAAACAAAAAACAGCGTCAACCAGGGCTTGCTCAAAAGCATTGTGACCACCAAAGCCGAAACGGTGGAGATCAATCAGGCACAAAAAAAATATACGATCGAGAAGAGCCGGTTTGACTTTACCGCTGAGAACCTCGATGTTGCTGCGCTTGAAGCATTACAGAAGACCGAGCCTGAAGATGAAGCACATATCAATCAACTCACCCAGCATCTGCTTTCAAAAGGCATTGTCCTGACATTGAACAAATTTTCTGCCAAAAAGATCACAGAGAATGGAAAAAACCTGAACGGCTTCGATATGAACGGTACAGTCAGTATTGCCAAATCATTCGATATGAATGCCGTCTCCCAAAACCCTCTTCTTGCACTCGATGCGATCGATATCAGGACACATATTTCCGTCTCCGACGAACTCTATGCCCTCATTATCCAGGACCCAAGAGCGATGATCATGATGATGATGGTTCCGCCTGCGACCAAAGAGGGAAAGAAAATATACGATATCGTTTTTGTGAAAGGAAAAATAACTGTGAACGGAATCTCTTTCTAA
- the aroC gene encoding chorismate synthase has translation MNTFGKRLTLTTFGESHGKAIGCILDGVPAGLHIDEAFIQSDLDRRKPGKSKLETGRKEDDKIEILSGVFEGLSTGTPIAMIIFNTNQKSKDYDNVKDLFRPGHADFTYFHKYGLRDYRGGGRSSARETAARVAGGAIAKLMLKELGVEIQSGLCEVDGIKGNVQDFEYAKSSKLYALDPAVEAAQEKAILTAKENHDSVGGVVLTTATGVPVGLGEPLYYKLDAVLAEAMMGINAAKAVEIGDGIASTHLKGSQNNDEITLQGFKSNHSGGTLGGISNGDTLIVKTHFKPTPSIFREQQTITTHNEEVTCNLKGRHDPCVAIRGAVVCEAMMALTLADMALLNMGRKMDHLKAIYPETKKSV, from the coding sequence GTGAATACCTTTGGAAAGAGACTGACACTCACCACCTTTGGCGAGTCCCACGGGAAAGCGATCGGATGCATACTTGACGGTGTGCCTGCCGGGCTCCATATAGATGAAGCCTTCATCCAGTCTGACCTCGACAGACGCAAACCGGGGAAAAGCAAACTGGAGACCGGACGCAAGGAAGACGACAAGATCGAAATACTCTCCGGTGTCTTCGAAGGCCTGAGTACCGGTACGCCTATTGCGATGATCATCTTCAACACCAATCAGAAATCCAAAGATTATGACAATGTCAAAGACCTGTTCCGCCCCGGACATGCCGATTTCACCTATTTTCACAAATACGGACTGAGAGACTATCGCGGCGGCGGGAGAAGTTCGGCCAGAGAGACTGCTGCACGTGTGGCAGGAGGAGCAATCGCAAAACTGATGCTCAAAGAGCTGGGTGTGGAGATACAGAGCGGACTGTGTGAAGTGGACGGTATCAAAGGGAATGTACAGGATTTTGAGTATGCCAAAAGTTCCAAACTCTATGCGCTTGACCCTGCTGTTGAAGCAGCACAGGAGAAAGCGATACTGACAGCCAAAGAGAACCATGATTCTGTAGGCGGTGTGGTACTGACCACGGCAACCGGTGTGCCTGTCGGCCTTGGCGAACCGCTCTACTACAAACTCGATGCCGTGTTGGCAGAGGCGATGATGGGGATCAATGCCGCCAAAGCCGTTGAGATCGGTGACGGTATTGCCAGTACCCATCTCAAAGGTTCACAGAATAATGACGAGATCACGCTTCAGGGATTCAAGAGCAACCATTCCGGCGGTACGCTCGGCGGTATCAGCAACGGTGATACACTCATCGTCAAGACCCATTTCAAACCGACCCCTTCCATTTTCCGGGAACAGCAGACCATCACGACACACAATGAAGAGGTGACCTGCAATCTCAAAGGGCGGCATGACCCCTGTGTCGCCATACGCGGTGCCGTGGTCTGCGAAGCGATGATGGCACTTACCCTTGCCGATATGGCCCTGCTCAACATGGGCAGGAAGATGGATCACCTTAAAGCGATCTATCCCGAAACAAAGAAATCAGTATGA
- the rnc gene encoding ribonuclease III: MNDYSQLEKRLNYTFRDKQLIIEALTHKSYKKPYNNERLEFLGDAVLDLIVGEYLFKKFPKSDEGILSKIRASLVNESGFTLLARKIDLGSYIFLSLAEENNNGRDKPSLLSNAFEAVIGAVYLEAGLDTAKTISIKLLEECHPKIDLQSLSKDYKTALQELTQATHGVTPSYEMLGSSGPDHKKEFEIAVILDNETIASAKGKSKKDAQQKAAKIALEKLKG; encoded by the coding sequence ATGAACGACTACAGTCAGCTTGAAAAAAGACTGAACTATACATTCAGGGACAAGCAGTTGATTATTGAGGCTTTGACACACAAAAGTTACAAGAAGCCTTACAATAATGAGCGGCTTGAATTTTTGGGAGATGCAGTCCTCGACCTCATCGTAGGCGAGTACCTTTTCAAAAAATTTCCCAAGTCGGATGAAGGAATTCTCTCCAAGATCAGAGCTTCACTTGTCAATGAAAGCGGGTTTACACTTCTGGCACGAAAGATCGACCTGGGCTCTTACATTTTCCTTTCTCTCGCGGAAGAGAACAACAATGGAAGAGACAAGCCGTCGCTGCTCTCCAATGCCTTTGAAGCGGTTATAGGAGCCGTCTATCTGGAAGCCGGCCTCGATACGGCTAAAACGATTTCCATCAAACTGCTGGAAGAGTGTCATCCCAAAATAGACCTGCAAAGCCTGTCAAAAGACTACAAGACTGCTTTACAGGAGTTGACACAGGCGACACACGGCGTGACACCAAGTTATGAGATGCTCGGTTCTTCGGGCCCCGACCACAAAAAAGAGTTCGAGATCGCTGTCATCCTTGACAATGAAACCATCGCGTCAGCCAAAGGCAAAAGCAAAAAAGACGCGCAGCAGAAAGCGGCGAAAATTGCCTTAGAGAAACTGAAAGGATAG
- the rnhA gene encoding ribonuclease HI → MQKQARKQITLYSDGSSLGNPGPGGYGGILEYKGSRKEYFGGEEETTNNRMELRGVIEGLKLLKEPCDVEVVSDSSYVVKAINEWLESWIRRDFKKVKNVDLWKAYIEAAAPHHVHGTWVRGHDGHPENERCDELARNEAERIKATKLKKGTKQ, encoded by the coding sequence TTGCAAAAGCAAGCCCGAAAACAGATTACTCTCTACTCTGACGGTTCGAGCCTCGGCAACCCGGGACCGGGCGGGTATGGCGGCATACTGGAGTACAAAGGCTCACGCAAAGAGTACTTTGGCGGAGAAGAAGAGACAACGAACAACCGTATGGAACTTCGCGGGGTCATCGAAGGACTGAAACTGCTCAAGGAGCCCTGTGATGTGGAGGTGGTCTCCGACAGCTCTTATGTGGTCAAAGCTATCAATGAATGGCTGGAGAGCTGGATAAGAAGGGACTTCAAGAAAGTCAAAAACGTTGATCTCTGGAAAGCGTATATTGAAGCTGCCGCACCCCACCATGTTCATGGTACCTGGGTACGGGGGCATGACGGGCATCCCGAAAATGAACGCTGTGATGAACTGGCACGGAACGAAGCGGAACGCATCAAGGCTACAAAACTCAAAAAAGGAACGAAACAATGA
- a CDS encoding tetratricopeptide repeat protein, translated as METILPAYNDPLFSILLIIVIALIISVVTYAWGLYKQQKEEGNLLKFLDKFDSSECALDTDDMPFEGHMLKPLTLLAKAFENSGEYHKAISIYLYVTRHIDDDFTKMELMERLGNTYLHAGFLERARSIYTEILRKRPRNTKVLYELGVVYEMMHKYDKAQEIIEPLNTLGKDTHTLSKFLELSALTSNKMLGTDEKVAALKKILAEEPKLYRQIVDTLLKLDTTEAWKIIDPERIKETIDILWFLPNSQVDLDIITSDERLSTLYYAKGYLQKPLLHSGIFAVDMLATARENGFEEGDLLFSYLCKKCKQSFPVSFKRCPNCMAINSVEVEEKIAKASPKTDYSLL; from the coding sequence TTGGAAACGATATTGCCGGCATACAACGATCCGCTGTTCAGCATTCTGCTAATCATTGTCATCGCACTGATCATCTCTGTTGTCACCTATGCCTGGGGGCTCTACAAGCAGCAGAAGGAGGAGGGGAACCTCCTGAAATTCCTTGACAAGTTCGACAGTTCCGAATGTGCTCTCGATACGGACGATATGCCTTTCGAGGGACATATGCTCAAGCCGCTTACGCTTCTTGCCAAAGCCTTTGAAAATTCGGGTGAATACCACAAGGCGATCAGCATCTATCTCTACGTCACGAGGCATATCGACGATGACTTTACCAAAATGGAACTGATGGAGAGACTGGGGAATACTTACCTGCATGCCGGTTTCCTCGAGCGCGCCAGGTCGATCTATACGGAAATACTCCGCAAACGTCCCCGCAACACCAAAGTGCTTTACGAACTCGGGGTTGTCTATGAAATGATGCACAAATACGACAAGGCACAGGAGATCATCGAGCCACTCAATACCCTGGGGAAAGATACGCATACGCTCAGCAAATTTCTTGAACTTTCCGCACTGACGTCTAACAAGATGCTCGGTACCGACGAGAAGGTAGCAGCGCTGAAAAAGATCCTTGCTGAGGAGCCAAAACTCTACCGTCAGATCGTAGATACTCTCCTGAAACTTGACACGACCGAAGCCTGGAAGATCATCGATCCTGAACGGATCAAGGAGACGATAGACATCCTTTGGTTCTTACCGAATTCACAAGTCGATTTGGATATAATCACATCCGATGAGAGGCTCAGTACTCTCTACTACGCCAAAGGATATCTGCAGAAGCCCTTGCTCCATAGCGGTATCTTCGCAGTGGATATGCTGGCAACGGCAAGAGAGAACGGATTTGAGGAGGGGGACCTTCTTTTCTCCTATCTCTGCAAAAAATGTAAACAGAGCTTCCCCGTATCGTTCAAAAGATGTCCAAACTGTATGGCGATAAACTCTGTGGAAGTGGAGGAAAAGATTGCAAAAGCAAGCCCGAAAACAGATTACTCTCTACTCTGA